The proteins below are encoded in one region of Amycolatopsis magusensis:
- a CDS encoding SAM-dependent methyltransferase produces the protein MSPTDAAKAPSSVPVGVDPNRASIARVYDAALGGKDNYAIDRQVIEQVKQVAPEIRDMAWANRNWLTRAVRCMLAQGIDQYIDCGSGLPTAENVHQVVQRANPEGVVVYTDNDPVVLAHAQALLADEGNTHIAAADIYDPGQVYGAPIIGTHIDFTRPIGLMHSSTIHHYPGDDYADLMRQYIDPLPSGSWIALSHFYDPEKPELSQVARRMEDIFSHSAMGSGWFRTREQILSMMPGLEIVAPQPGMDPTVVPCDLWWPDGPVPQPLTAEQELIGCVVGYKP, from the coding sequence ATGTCACCGACCGATGCCGCGAAGGCGCCCAGTTCCGTACCCGTCGGAGTTGATCCGAACCGCGCGAGCATCGCCCGCGTGTACGACGCCGCCCTCGGCGGTAAGGACAACTACGCGATCGACCGCCAGGTCATCGAGCAGGTGAAGCAGGTCGCGCCGGAGATCCGCGACATGGCGTGGGCCAACCGCAACTGGCTGACCAGAGCCGTGCGGTGCATGCTGGCGCAGGGAATCGATCAGTACATCGACTGCGGTTCCGGTCTGCCGACCGCGGAGAACGTCCACCAGGTCGTGCAGCGAGCCAACCCGGAGGGGGTCGTCGTCTACACCGACAACGACCCCGTCGTGCTCGCGCACGCCCAGGCGCTGCTCGCCGACGAAGGCAACACACACATCGCCGCGGCCGACATCTACGACCCGGGCCAGGTCTACGGCGCCCCGATCATCGGCACCCACATCGACTTCACCCGGCCGATCGGCCTCATGCACAGCAGCACCATCCACCACTACCCCGGCGACGACTACGCCGACCTGATGCGGCAGTACATCGACCCGCTGCCCTCCGGGTCCTGGATCGCCCTCAGCCACTTCTACGATCCCGAAAAGCCCGAACTCAGCCAGGTCGCCCGGCGCATGGAGGACATCTTCTCGCACAGCGCGATGGGAAGCGGCTGGTTCCGCACCCGCGAACAGATCCTGTCCATGATGCCCGGACTGGAGATCGTCGCACCGCAGCCCGGCATGGACCCCACCGTCGTCCCGTGCGATCTGTGGTGGCCGGACGGTCCCGTGCCGCAGCCCCTCACCGCCGAGCAGGAACTCATCGGCTGCGTCGTCGGCTACAAGCCCTGA
- a CDS encoding TnsA-like heteromeric transposase endonuclease subunit: MRAATAGGVVSGPGAIPRRANTVRWCSVRWRRDQESTVGRLAAGSSWSSASSPSARSSRARLDDVAAAPVRPFPSYRGRRNYPGFYYAATMNVHVPFESWLERDTALDLDFTAEVVSFAAQPFWLSWPGGGRVRSHVPDFFARTADGTGVVVDCRPAERVRPRDAEASPQPSALTPRSRLALPAGHRARPDLAGEPPLAHELPAPALPPRQAGRTAARGVHPSTAAGRGRRAGRRPGRGAPGRVPPALGPGSCAPTSNAGWTRPHW, encoded by the coding sequence GTGAGGGCAGCGACGGCGGGCGGGGTGGTGTCGGGACCAGGTGCGATCCCGAGGAGGGCGAACACGGTGCGCTGGTGTTCGGTGAGGTGGCGCAGGGACCAGGAGAGCACGGTGGGCAGGCTGGCGGCGGGATCGTCGTGGTCGAGCGCCTCCAGCCCGAGTGCGCGCAGTTCCCGTGCTCGGCTGGATGACGTCGCCGCGGCGCCGGTGCGGCCGTTCCCGTCGTATCGCGGGCGGCGCAACTACCCAGGCTTCTACTACGCTGCAACGATGAACGTGCACGTGCCGTTCGAGTCCTGGCTCGAACGGGACACCGCGCTGGACCTCGATTTCACCGCCGAGGTGGTGTCCTTCGCCGCGCAACCATTCTGGCTGTCCTGGCCGGGCGGGGGCCGGGTGCGGTCACACGTTCCGGACTTCTTCGCCCGCACCGCAGACGGCACCGGCGTGGTGGTCGACTGCCGCCCGGCTGAGCGGGTGCGGCCACGCGACGCCGAGGCTTCGCCGCAACCGAGCGCGCTTACGCCGAGGTCTCGGCTGGCGCTACCGGCTGGTCACAGGGCACGACCCGACCTGGCTGGCGAACCTCCGTTGGCTCACGAGCTACCGGCACCAGCGCTGCCACCACGGCAGGCTGGACGCACCGCTGCGCGAGGCGTGCACCCCAGTACGGCCGCTGGCCGAGGGCGTCGCGCTGGTCGGCGACCCGGTCGCGGTGCTCCCGGCCGCGTTCCCCCTGCTCTGGGCCCGGGATCCTGCGCACCAACCTCGAACGCCGGCTGGACTCGGCCTCACTGGTGA
- a CDS encoding DUF4760 domain-containing protein, which produces MSQLLHIDDRVLFDSAEHRVVALVGTRSAWWTAQNPKGPVMQIAALTISIIALLVSILAVRRQIQLSRHSNSIPLLVDLFREHRGEYLAQVRHLVVHDLSASALSNGLAGLPADQRRQVRDLVWFYDNLGAFVVHKIVDAQLVVGYLGGSVVDVWKKLLPLIEADRVSRKTAGRTDHEAWLEYFQYLYEAAESELARRSKGKLARTMLHRLRHCRRQQSASLTSWPKRPNDRITPTDDLDQV; this is translated from the coding sequence GTGAGCCAGCTGCTGCACATCGACGACCGCGTCCTCTTCGACAGCGCCGAGCACCGGGTTGTCGCGCTCGTCGGTACACGGTCCGCTTGGTGGACAGCTCAGAACCCGAAAGGGCCGGTCATGCAGATCGCAGCATTAACGATCTCGATCATTGCCTTGCTGGTGTCCATCCTCGCCGTGCGCCGGCAGATCCAGCTGTCGAGGCACTCCAACTCGATTCCGTTGCTGGTTGACCTATTCCGCGAGCATCGCGGCGAATACCTTGCCCAGGTGCGTCACCTCGTTGTTCATGACCTGTCCGCGAGTGCTCTCAGCAATGGCCTAGCCGGGCTTCCGGCCGACCAGCGTCGACAGGTACGCGATTTGGTGTGGTTCTACGACAATCTTGGCGCTTTCGTGGTGCACAAGATTGTTGATGCCCAGCTCGTCGTCGGGTATCTGGGCGGGTCCGTTGTCGACGTATGGAAGAAGTTGCTGCCCCTCATCGAGGCTGATCGAGTCAGTCGCAAAACGGCCGGCCGGACGGATCATGAAGCATGGCTCGAGTACTTCCAGTACCTCTACGAGGCGGCGGAGTCAGAGCTAGCCCGGCGCAGCAAAGGCAAGCTTGCTCGGACTATGTTGCATCGCCTACGACACTGTCGTAGGCAGCAAAGCGCCAGCCTCACGTCCTGGCCCAAGCGTCCAAACGACCGAATCACCCCAACAGACGACCTTGATCAGGTCTAA
- a CDS encoding NACHT domain-containing protein — protein MTGGGRAALLSGFGAVVCLGVAVVAGLRLVPEAKVGDVDPVSAVIGLLALAAGLWAIRQAARTTRMTPVPVAEMAARLADQVLSREKKVWTQLLGQEKRKIDVDFAFRPAPAHPAQHARAKGRLTEVVAYYQALQPQRLVITGAAGGGKTVLALELLLGLLENRDPEHAVPVRIPATLWDSSDPLDEWLVQHLVTAYRQVLDRRTAQALVNAGLILPVIDGLDEVDAEDTPGHTSRAAHVVRALNAYQHGRHAAPLVLTCRTGHYQALTDAEVWTHDAAHITIDPVDSAKARKFIRSRVDNPARWQTVLSTIDHHPGGPLAVGLSTPWRLSLATTVYEQRNPNSPNNSYTRNPADLIRIAGTSNHAIREHLLTHFITATTAAHTAQPGQQATPYTAEQTHRWLAVLAGYLHHNATTGRTLGGIPLSGSDLVLHQLWPLGGINRVHGTVVAATVLIFFIVTLILPVPDGIGFSPDRILAFAGPGIGISLWAYFVWRKMGAEPALIQTSPFRTRQGRRSLAFWLAFGLAFGLATGLMLGFVLGFAGALTVELTAGLAGGLLLGLMMGFVEVRSPQDHDAAFVTWDPRDIIKREFTTGLTVGLAGGLGGGLAVGFTGGVTGGVTGALAGGLTIWLTGGIAFGGVGIRYLALLLCTRGWFGTPALPWRLGRFLHWCNHAGLVRQAGIGYQFRHRELQDHLAHHPQPAQVNG, from the coding sequence ATGACCGGTGGTGGCAGAGCGGCGTTGTTGTCCGGGTTCGGGGCCGTGGTGTGCCTGGGGGTGGCCGTCGTGGCGGGGCTGCGGCTGGTGCCGGAGGCGAAAGTCGGCGATGTGGACCCGGTGTCGGCGGTGATCGGCCTGCTGGCGCTGGCGGCGGGGCTGTGGGCCATTCGCCAGGCGGCGCGCACGACGCGGATGACGCCGGTGCCGGTGGCAGAGATGGCCGCCCGGTTGGCAGACCAGGTGCTGTCGAGGGAGAAGAAGGTTTGGACCCAGCTGCTGGGTCAGGAGAAACGCAAGATCGACGTGGACTTCGCGTTCCGCCCCGCTCCCGCCCACCCCGCACAGCACGCCAGGGCAAAAGGCCGGCTCACCGAAGTGGTGGCCTACTACCAGGCTCTGCAGCCGCAACGCCTGGTGATCACCGGCGCTGCAGGAGGGGGCAAGACCGTGCTCGCGCTGGAGCTGCTGCTGGGACTGCTGGAGAACCGCGACCCTGAGCACGCGGTGCCGGTGCGGATTCCGGCCACCCTCTGGGACAGCAGCGACCCGCTGGACGAGTGGCTGGTCCAGCACCTGGTGACCGCCTACCGCCAGGTGCTGGACCGGCGCACCGCGCAAGCCCTCGTCAACGCCGGCTTGATCCTGCCTGTCATCGACGGTCTCGACGAGGTCGACGCCGAGGACACCCCCGGCCACACCTCCCGCGCCGCGCACGTGGTGCGGGCGTTGAACGCCTACCAGCACGGGCGGCACGCGGCACCGCTGGTGCTGACCTGCCGCACCGGCCACTACCAGGCGCTCACCGACGCCGAGGTCTGGACCCACGACGCCGCCCACATCACCATCGACCCGGTCGACTCCGCCAAAGCCCGCAAGTTCATCAGGTCACGGGTGGACAACCCCGCACGGTGGCAGACCGTCCTGTCCACCATCGACCACCACCCCGGCGGCCCACTCGCCGTGGGACTATCCACCCCGTGGCGGCTGTCGCTGGCCACCACCGTCTACGAACAGCGCAACCCCAACAGCCCCAACAACAGCTACACCCGCAACCCCGCCGACCTGATCCGCATAGCTGGTACCAGCAACCACGCCATCCGCGAGCACCTGCTCACCCACTTCATCACCGCCACCACCGCCGCCCACACCGCGCAGCCCGGCCAGCAGGCCACCCCCTACACCGCCGAGCAGACCCACCGGTGGCTCGCGGTGCTGGCCGGTTACCTGCACCACAACGCCACCACCGGACGCACCCTCGGCGGCATCCCTCTCTCCGGCAGCGACCTGGTACTCCATCAACTATGGCCACTCGGCGGCATCAACCGCGTTCACGGCACCGTCGTGGCGGCAACCGTCCTGATCTTCTTCATCGTCACCCTGATCCTGCCGGTTCCCGACGGGATCGGCTTCAGCCCCGACCGGATACTCGCCTTTGCTGGTCCTGGGATTGGTATTTCCCTTTGGGCTTATTTTGTTTGGAGAAAAATGGGGGCTGAGCCAGCACTCATCCAGACAAGCCCCTTCCGTACCCGGCAAGGTCGCCGATCTCTTGCGTTCTGGCTCGCGTTCGGCCTCGCGTTCGGCCTTGCAACCGGCCTCATGCTGGGGTTCGTGCTCGGGTTCGCGGGCGCGCTCACGGTCGAGCTCACGGCCGGGCTCGCGGGCGGGCTCTTGCTGGGGCTCATGATGGGGTTCGTAGAGGTCAGAAGCCCGCAGGATCACGACGCTGCGTTCGTCACGTGGGATCCACGAGACATCATCAAGCGCGAGTTCACGACCGGCCTCACGGTCGGGCTCGCGGGCGGGCTCGGGGGCGGGCTCGCGGTCGGGTTCACGGGTGGGGTCACTGGCGGGGTCACGGGCGCGCTAGCGGGCGGGCTCACAATCTGGCTTACGGGCGGTATCGCATTCGGGGGGGTCGGAATTCGTTACTTAGCGCTGCTGCTGTGCACACGCGGGTGGTTCGGGACCCCGGCGCTGCCCTGGCGACTCGGGCGGTTCCTGCACTGGTGTAACCACGCCGGGCTCGTCCGGCAGGCAGGCATCGGCTACCAATTCCGCCACCGCGAACTCCAGGACCACCTGGCCCACCACCCTCAACCAGCACAGGTCAACGGCTAA
- a CDS encoding peptidase inhibitor family I36 protein → MRWFTKLGVTLGLVTVAAIAPATAASAGPHNTDSGVSITAYSDCPSGWFCVWSGKDGQGTMARFQTGTPDLGDFGLDNQVSSLWNRTGIIWCTYLNTNYSGGTWPVGNWQGNTSEYSRDNNISSLRRGAC, encoded by the coding sequence ATGCGCTGGTTCACCAAGCTCGGCGTCACACTCGGACTCGTCACAGTGGCCGCGATCGCCCCGGCCACTGCCGCCTCCGCGGGGCCGCACAACACCGATTCAGGCGTGTCGATCACCGCCTACAGCGACTGCCCCAGCGGCTGGTTCTGCGTGTGGTCCGGCAAAGACGGCCAGGGCACCATGGCCCGCTTCCAGACCGGAACACCCGACCTCGGCGACTTCGGCCTGGACAACCAGGTGTCCTCGCTGTGGAACCGGACCGGAATCATCTGGTGCACCTACCTCAACACCAACTACTCCGGAGGGACGTGGCCCGTCGGGAACTGGCAAGGCAACACCTCCGAGTACAGCAGGGACAACAACATCAGCTCCCTGCGCCGCGGCGCCTGCTGA
- a CDS encoding peptidase inhibitor family I36 protein: MRRIINACAALGLLTLAAATPAAANSVATQTPHAAPSATLECPPGWFCAWAQDSGRRLATQVSIPDLRVHDMDNQVDYLWNRTSVTWCAHQGISYTGPVMRVSPGWKGGVLPQEGISSLMRAC, from the coding sequence ATGCGCCGGATCATCAACGCCTGCGCCGCACTGGGACTGCTCACCCTGGCCGCCGCCACACCAGCAGCTGCCAACTCCGTGGCGACGCAGACACCGCACGCGGCTCCGAGCGCGACCCTGGAATGCCCGCCGGGCTGGTTCTGCGCTTGGGCTCAGGACAGCGGCAGAAGGCTGGCCACCCAGGTCAGCATTCCCGATTTGAGGGTCCACGACATGGACAACCAAGTCGACTACCTCTGGAACCGCACCAGCGTGACGTGGTGCGCCCACCAGGGCATCTCCTACACCGGGCCCGTGATGAGAGTGAGTCCGGGGTGGAAGGGAGGGGTCTTGCCGCAGGAGGGCATCAGCTCACTGATGCGAGCCTGCTAG
- a CDS encoding pentapeptide repeat-containing protein: protein MLAWLLAAAGLGMAVWMASSWAGWSAVWVWLGRWWMVPVAVLLLAAAAALAVLRSRHPSAPPRPVVEPGTEVMPALTPRAILLGALVLLGLGVTGAVLLLINFSGTEPRDRLDAIRTAATLLVGTGGAAALLLAARRQRATELTLAVQRRTADATERDAAARRITELYLQAVEQLGSDKAAVRHGGLYALERVAQDNPDQRQTVINVICAYLRSPYTSPPKRPASRQAGLPAAARRGTATGRVAARAADVRRSGLRPPTPTAGSEKSRQEREVRLTAQRILTTHLTPGRDRATGQPANPLYWAEGYDLDLTGATLIDFHATDLTVRQAVFIDAHFSGTALFGGATFTGIAWFDGATFTGIARFYGATFSDGAWFDGATFTGLAEFDRATFTGSSARFERATFTRDAWFDRAAFAGAARFNRATFTGTAKFRRATFTRDVRFGEASFTHQARFDGAAFTDVAVMTGAAAASAESCVWPTGWTADDHRLETAASGEAPGMLRLVPVPVVLAELQPNDGLQSGHGASPSSPRTRAQIVALPAQ from the coding sequence GTGCTGGCCTGGCTGCTGGCCGCCGCGGGCCTGGGTATGGCGGTGTGGATGGCGAGCTCCTGGGCTGGGTGGTCTGCGGTGTGGGTGTGGCTGGGTCGGTGGTGGATGGTGCCGGTCGCGGTGCTGCTGCTGGCCGCCGCGGCGGCCCTTGCGGTGCTGCGCTCACGTCACCCCAGCGCCCCGCCCCGCCCCGTGGTGGAGCCGGGGACGGAGGTGATGCCGGCGTTGACACCGCGGGCGATCCTGCTGGGCGCACTGGTCCTGCTGGGCTTGGGTGTCACCGGGGCGGTGCTGCTGCTGATCAACTTCTCCGGGACCGAGCCCCGGGACCGGTTGGACGCGATCCGGACCGCGGCCACGCTGCTGGTGGGCACCGGCGGGGCCGCCGCGCTGCTGCTGGCCGCCCGTCGTCAACGCGCCACCGAACTCACCCTGGCCGTACAGCGCAGGACGGCCGACGCCACCGAACGCGACGCCGCGGCGCGGCGGATCACCGAGCTGTACCTGCAAGCAGTCGAGCAGCTGGGCTCGGACAAAGCCGCGGTTCGCCACGGCGGCCTGTACGCGCTGGAACGCGTCGCCCAGGACAACCCCGACCAACGACAGACCGTGATCAACGTGATCTGCGCGTACCTGCGCAGCCCTTACACCTCACCGCCTAAGCGACCTGCCTCCCGCCAGGCCGGACTGCCTGCGGCCGCACGCCGAGGCACTGCGACCGGCCGCGTCGCCGCTCGCGCCGCGGACGTGCGCCGTAGCGGCCTGAGACCACCCACACCGACTGCCGGGTCCGAGAAATCGCGGCAGGAACGCGAAGTCCGACTCACCGCGCAACGCATCCTCACCACCCACTTAACCCCCGGCCGCGACAGGGCCACCGGCCAGCCGGCCAATCCCCTGTACTGGGCCGAGGGCTACGACCTCGACCTCACCGGTGCCACTCTCATCGACTTCCACGCCACCGACCTCACCGTACGACAAGCGGTCTTCATCGACGCACACTTTTCCGGCACCGCGCTGTTCGGCGGGGCGACCTTCACCGGCATCGCGTGGTTCGACGGGGCGACCTTCACCGGCATCGCGCGGTTCTACGGGGCCACCTTCAGCGACGGGGCGTGGTTCGACGGGGCGACCTTCACCGGCCTCGCGGAGTTCGACAGGGCGACCTTCACCGGCAGCAGCGCGCGGTTCGAAAGGGCGACCTTCACCCGCGACGCGTGGTTCGATAGGGCGGCCTTCGCCGGTGCCGCGCGGTTCAACAGGGCGACCTTCACCGGTACCGCGAAGTTCCGCAGGGCGACCTTTACCCGCGACGTGCGGTTCGGCGAGGCGTCCTTTACCCACCAAGCGAGATTCGACGGGGCGGCCTTCACCGACGTCGCGGTGATGACGGGAGCTGCGGCCGCATCCGCCGAGTCGTGTGTGTGGCCGACAGGATGGACGGCTGATGATCACCGCCTGGAAACCGCGGCATCTGGTGAAGCACCGGGGATGCTGCGGCTGGTGCCGGTACCGGTGGTGCTGGCTGAGCTTCAACCGAACGACGGGCTGCAGAGTGGGCACGGCGCGAGTCCCTCGTCGCCGCGTACTAGAGCCCAGATAGTCGCGCTGCCCGCGCAGTAG
- a CDS encoding tetratricopeptide repeat protein has product MWQAALDAAAHLPDPSTRSRAHRILGHACARLGLHEQAIEHLDRALDLAVRPRDPAEQGHTHRALAVDWELRGDDRRTLQHARHTLDLYRAFDQPVREAEAQNLVGWLAARLGEYDAARDLCHAALTLYRQHHDPDGEAATLDSLGFIAHRTGDHRQALDHYHQALTLFRTVGYTYEVANTLDNVGHPHAALGHHEQARAVWREALELYWD; this is encoded by the coding sequence ATGTGGCAGGCCGCGCTGGACGCCGCCGCACACCTACCCGACCCCTCCACCCGCAGCCGCGCCCACCGCATCCTCGGCCACGCCTGTGCCCGGCTGGGCCTGCACGAGCAGGCCATCGAACACCTGGACCGGGCCCTCGACCTGGCCGTGCGCCCCCGCGACCCCGCCGAACAGGGACACACCCACCGGGCACTCGCAGTCGACTGGGAACTGCGGGGGGACGATCGGCGGACCCTTCAGCACGCCCGCCACACCCTCGACCTCTACCGCGCCTTCGACCAGCCGGTGCGGGAAGCCGAGGCGCAAAACCTCGTGGGCTGGCTCGCCGCACGGCTGGGCGAGTACGACGCCGCCCGCGACCTCTGCCACGCCGCCCTCACCCTGTACCGGCAGCACCACGATCCCGATGGTGAGGCGGCCACCCTGGACAGCCTCGGCTTCATCGCCCACCGCACCGGCGACCACCGCCAGGCCCTCGACCACTACCACCAGGCCCTCACCCTGTTCCGCACCGTCGGCTACACCTACGAGGTCGCGAACACCCTCGACAACGTCGGCCACCCCCACGCCGCGCTCGGACACCACGAGCAGGCCCGCGCGGTGTGGCGGGAAGCGCTGGAGCTGTACTGGGATTAA
- a CDS encoding GNAT family N-acetyltransferase, which translates to MTEQKLIRGWPSGTAGVRIRLATAEDIPVIAELAPASGIELGAAMTEAIRDGVMGSAHRAGLAGRGREHGRPTFSRAIARAFTDHGPDHAFAVASLVLVAEHREHGVIGTVIAFPPPNVAEQYMTHAERTGAAVPEVRKLILVGIVGLVKVAVFAVAEPHRGSGIGAALLSRVKKIFFAHGYFFVYGQIRPDRPGLAAFYRRQGFEVRAPDEGLDLWVVFGIPGGIHPDQGEQFFVRARPRDE; encoded by the coding sequence TTGACCGAGCAGAAGCTGATCCGGGGCTGGCCCAGCGGCACAGCGGGGGTGAGAATCCGGCTGGCCACCGCCGAGGACATCCCGGTGATCGCGGAGCTCGCCCCGGCCTCCGGGATCGAGCTGGGGGCGGCGATGACCGAGGCGATCCGCGACGGGGTGATGGGCAGCGCCCACCGCGCGGGGCTGGCCGGGCGTGGCCGTGAGCACGGCCGGCCGACGTTTTCCCGGGCGATCGCGCGGGCCTTCACCGACCACGGCCCTGACCACGCTTTCGCAGTCGCCTCCCTGGTGCTGGTGGCCGAGCACCGCGAGCACGGTGTGATCGGCACTGTGATCGCCTTCCCGCCGCCCAACGTGGCCGAGCAGTACATGACCCACGCCGAGCGGACGGGCGCCGCGGTACCGGAGGTCCGCAAGCTCATCCTCGTCGGCATTGTGGGGCTGGTGAAAGTGGCCGTGTTCGCGGTGGCCGAGCCTCACCGGGGCAGCGGGATCGGTGCCGCGCTGCTGAGCCGGGTCAAGAAGATCTTCTTCGCCCACGGCTACTTTTTCGTCTACGGCCAGATCCGCCCAGACCGCCCTGGCCTGGCCGCTTTCTACCGGCGTCAAGGGTTTGAGGTTCGCGCACCGGATGAAGGCCTCGACCTGTGGGTGGTGTTCGGGATTCCCGGGGGGATCCATCCCGACCAGGGTGAGCAGTTCTTCGTCCGCGCCCGGCCCCGCGACGAGTAA